The Pongo pygmaeus isolate AG05252 chromosome 18, NHGRI_mPonPyg2-v2.0_pri, whole genome shotgun sequence DNA window ATAAAAATTCAGTCCCTTTGTCCTTCCCCGTGCCTCCCAAAGTTATTTTAAGATCCTTagaatatttctttaatattttatagacaaaaaatttaaagactaCCTGTATTGCAAAATTAAACTATTTCTTTAATGAATATATTGCTTATTTTAAGTTCCAAAGGTGAAGTCTTAAGAATAAAACATTACCAACTCCTGCTTTTATATGTAAGCAAACTTGATTGTGGCCTTTTTCAACTCGTCTTCCTTCTAAGGTTTTCTGTTAGTCTCTAAGTAGACTCAGTGAAGGCTAAGGGACTGCTATATGATGAACAGTATTTTGATGCATACATTTAATACATACTaattcagaactttttcattgttattattttattgccaTTTTGCTTTTTTAGATGTGTGCAGCAGACTAAAACATTAATGAGATAAATTGATTTTTGTCCCATAACATTACAAAGCTGATTCAACTAAGCCCCAGAAGAAAAGAGCCAGGGTGCTATAGTCACCTTAGCTTAGCATCTTGGCTTCTTTGTGTCTGTAGTTGTTGGAACATTGAAGAGACGCTTCAAGAAATACAGTTGCAGGATCCCAGAAAGAATAATAATGAGGCTCTGGGCTGTCGACCACCAGTTCACATAGTTATAGTTTGATTGGATAAGGAAAAAGTCAGCCATTTTCCTCATCCGGGCAAAGTTGTAGTATCGCCACATGTGAAAGATATTGTTCTGCACCTTTTGAGTGCTGTCCTAtgagagagaaaattttaaaggGATTCTTCCAAACCCCCATCTAGCCTCACCTGGGCGCTCACCAACACTAACCTATCTGGAAGTCAAATAATTTACCCATATGATTTTAAGATGTACAGTACTATGATAGTTGTTGATAAATGTTGTGTTTGCTGTGTATGAAATATGGTCTGGATTtgagtttaaaatttttgtttttgttttatgagacagggtctcacttgtttgcccaggcaggagtacagtggcgcagtcacagctcactgcagcctcaaccttctgcgcgcaagtgatcttcccacctcagcctccctagtagctggtgactacaggcacatgccactacacctacctaattttttttttttttttttaattgtagagacggttttgccatgttgcccaggctcatcttgaactcctgggctcaagagatccacccacactggcctcccaaagtgttgggattatggtcatgagccactgccccggccttttgttttgttttgtttttaaataatggaaaacTTCAGTTCTCAAAGTAGAGAGCTCTTCCAGAGGACCTCTAGATTTAGGTGTACTCAGCACGTCGTTACCATTTCAGGTGATGTTTTATGTTCTCTATATGGTAGAAGACAAGGGCCTGTGGACTTTTTATTAAAAGGCCAGATGgtgaatatttttggctttgcaggcCCTTGTGACTGCCGAACTCTGCCATTGCagtacaaaagcagccacagacaatatgtaattgtcaaatgagcatggctgtgtttcaaGAAAACTtccatttacaaaaacaggcattgAGCTTTTGTGCATTTAGGAGAGactattaagaaagtgaaaagtggccgggcgcagtggctcatgcctgtaatcccagcactttgggaggccgaggcgggcggactacctgaggtcaggagtttgaaatcagcctggccaacatggtgaaaccccgtctctactaaaaatacaaaaattagccgggtgtggtggcacacgcctgtaatcccagctacttgggaggctgaggcacgagaattgcttgagcccgggaggcagaggttgcagtgagctgagatcgtgccactgtactccagcctggcccacagagtgagactctgtctcaaaaaaaaaaggtgaaaagttgccgggcatggtggcttattcctgtaatcgtagcactttgggaggccaagttgggcagatcacctgaagtcaggagttcaagaccagcctggccaacttagtgataccccatctctactaaaaatataaaaattagccaggcgtggtggcacccgcctgtaatcccagctacttgggagactgaagcataagaatcacttgaacccgggaggcggaggttgcagtgagccaaaattgtgccactgcactccagcctaggtgacaaagcgagactctgtctcaaaaaaatataaataaataaataaataaaaatataaaagttagctgggcattgtggcagccCAATGTACAATACAAAAGTACAATACAAAAGTAGCTgagtggcctgtagtcccagctactcaggaggccgaggcaggagaatcgcttgaacctgggaggcggaggttgcagtgagccaagatcacgccactgcactccagcctgggagagacaatgaaactccgtctcaaaaaagaaaaaagaaagtgaaaagacattgccagaatgggagaaaatatctgcaactCACATATCTTAGgagggacttgtatccagaatatataaataaaattcaacagtaaaaagacaatccaggcagggcgcggtggcttacacctgtattcccagcactttgagaggctgagctggacagatcacaaggtcaggagttcaagaccagcctgaccaacatggtgaaaccctgtctctactaaaaatacaaaaattagttgggcatggttgcACGTGGCTGTAAtgccacctactcaggaggctgaggcaggtgaatcacttgaacccaggaggcaaaggttgcagtgagccgagatcacaccactgtactccagcctggacgacagagtgactctcaaaaaaaaaatgtaaaatgggcaaaggattttcatttttctgagatagggtctcactgtcacagccttgacatcctgggttcaagcaattctacctaagcctcccaagcggctgggaccacaagtatgtgccaccacacccgggtcatttaaaaagttgttttatttgtagagacaggctcttaccatgtttcccaggctagtttcaaactcctgggctcaagctatcctacctcggcctcacaaagtgctgggattacaggtgttgggCCAAATGGCTTGGcctaaaatgggcaaaggactcgaacagacatttctccaaagaagatagagagatggccaataagcacgtgaaaagatgctcaacattattaattattagagaaatgcaactcaaaaccacaagataacatttcacacccactaggatgactgtaacaaaaaagacaataacaagtgttgatgaggaacTAGAGAAATTAGAACCTTCATACACTGCTAGCAAGAGTTTAAAATGGTTTAGCCACTGTGGTAAACAGTctccagtaattccactttcaGGTATACACAAAACATGCTAACACAAAAACTTGCATGCAAATGTCCATAGCCGTGTTATGATAGCCAAGAGGTGGgaaaacctaaatgtccatcatgtccattaactgatgaatggataaataaaatgtctatCCATAAAAgagaatatcattcagccatgaaaagtattgatacatgctacaacatggatgaacgcTGAGAACATGCTAAAGAAGCcagtcttggctgggcgcagtggctcatacctgtaatcccagcactttgggcggccaaggcgggccaatcacctgaggtcaggagttgagaccagcttggccaacatggtgaaaccctgtctctactaaaaacgcaaaaattagccgggcgtggtggcaggtgcctgtaatcccagctacttgcgaggaggagaatcacttgaaccctggaggtggaggttgcagtgagctgagattgtgatattgcactccagcgtggacaacaagagcaaaactccgtctcaaaaaataataaaaataagccagtcacaaaatcccatgtactgtgtgattccatttaaataaagtGTATagaggccagccacagtggctcaaaGTGCTGATTAATCTCAGCGCAGTAGCTCAAAATGCTGAGTAATGTCAGCTCAGTAGCTCAAAGTGctgaatctcagcactttggcaagccgagatgggaggattgcttgagcgcaggaggttgaggctgcagtgagctgtgatcaagccactgcacactgcagcctggacaacaagagagaccctgtctcaaaaatgaagtatagaataggtaaatctatagagacagtaGAACAGTGATAGGCAGGCCTGGGGTAATAGAATGGAGAATGACTAATGGGTAGTGGGATtttgtggggtgggtgggtgatAAACTTCCGGAATTAGATGCTGATAGTTGCAGagccttgtgaatatactaaaaaaccaCTGACTTATACACTTTTAGATGATGTACGgtgtataaattatatctcaatttaaagaaaaacaggcaatgggccagatttggcctgtcAGCCAtacatagtttgccaacccttggTATAAAACAAAGATGGAATTTCAAGAGCTTCAAGtcataatttattttgagacggagtctcgctctatcccagactggagtgtagtggcgtgatcttggctcactgcaacctctgcctcccagggttcaagcgattctcctgcctcagccttccgagtagctgggattacaggtgcgcaccaccacgcctggctaatttttgtatttttagtagagacagggtttcaccatgttggcaaggctggcttcgaactcctgacctcaggtgatccgcctgcctcggcctcccaaagtgctgggattacaggcgtgagccaccgtgcccagccaagtcataatttattaagaaattcaCATCCCCTTGCCTGTTTGGTTTCTACCTAAATGAAGTCATCTTCCCTCTGAAGTTAAAAATCAGTTTCCACAGACGTTTCTCTTCCACAAAACACTTCCTTACCTCTATTGCATCCAGAGTATCGTtcagttgttttctttccttctgtttgtgATCAGTCTCAGGCCCCTCATAGAAGACTCCGAAGTTGAGGTACACTTGCACAGAACCGAAGTGATTATGCTGATTACTTAGACAAAGCTGATAAAAACCTGTAGGAATTCTTAGATCATTACCAAGTCTTTGGTCTCCTCCCCTTTGTTAAGGATTCCCTGGAGGTATCTGTCCTCTAGTTTTGGAAATTCTACTACAGGACCTTCTTTTTACTTAGAAAGTACAAAGATCCCGTTTTTGACACGGAAGACACGGACCTTATGTTAAACTTATACTAAATATTACTTATTATATTTGGCCAAATTTTAGTAACTCATTCTTTCCATACTGGGTAGTGGCAAACAATGTTTTCTCTTTAACATATAATTCCCACATCTTGTATTAAGGAACTCCTGCTCAACAGATTGAGTTGAAGTCAAGAGCATGGTGTTTGCCTGGTCCTTGTACACCATTACAGCTAGGGACACCATCTTGAACTTGAAATtaggaaagataaaaaaaaaaatggatgcatAGTGCATGAAAGCAGCTCTCCTGGAGTGATTGCCTCCAAGGCGGTCTGTACAGTGACTCATGGTTTGGTTATATCTGTTGGGGCTGGGGTTGCCTCCCTTTGTGTGTGCGGGGAGAGGGGGacgtggggtggggagtgggtgggAAGGAGCGAGGTGGAGAGGACCAGTAGAAGATGGATGGGGTGGGATTAGAAAGGTGTGGCAGTGTTTGAAAGTCAAAATGATTGGAAGGCACTACTGGCATGTAGGGGCCAAAGAcgttcaagatttttttttttttttttttagactagtctcgctctgttgcccagactggagtgcaatggtgctctCTCGGCCCATTGCAgtctctgtctcccgggttcaagcgattctcttgcctcagcctcctgagtaactgggattacaggcacctgccaccacacccagctaatttttgtatttttagtagagacggggtttcaccatattggtcaggctgatcgcgaactcctgacctcagatgatccgcccgcctcggcctcccaaagtgctgagattataggtgtgagccaccgcgcctggcctgttcaaGATCTTTTAACACTGATACATATGCTGTGCTTCATAGTGAAGGACTGTCTGATGCCCCTGTTGAGAAAATGTCTTTTTCAGTGCAGCTGGCTAGTAAAGAGGGCAGTTAAGACACTGGTGCTGTCCAAAGTGGGACAGGCTTGACCTGGCTGGAGGAGTGCTTTGTTGTGGAGTATGGATATCTCACATGGATATCatgcattttcttttgttctgaaTCTGCTTTTAGTAACTGACTCAAATATTCTGATGACTGGAAAGAAATGCTTCCCTGTAATCCATTTGTTAATTGGAATTCTGTATTATAAATGGCTCTGTTTTTTGGTCACTTTCCCAGAATCTGATCAACTGGAGATGACGAGATAAAATTGAGCTGCTGAACCCTAGACTTAGAATGCTCACCTGGAGTCTTGCCCCCACATCGTCAGTAGACTGCCACTTGGCACCCCTGGAGGTCAGCAGCCTCCAGCAACACTGGTTTTTGGTGTTAAAGGCTGAATTTTTTTCCTACTGTTAAAACATCTCTGTATACTTCCTCattatttctgtaatttcatAGGACCCTATGATTATTATAATAGCCATGGTAATGAAAACAGACCTGTCTCTTGGGTAGAGAAGTTAATCTGGCCCCGAACACCCTGGGAGGTGTCTATGAGAAATCCCTGTGGGTTATGTGCCGTGGCAGCAACATGCCAGTCATGTGACATCCCCACTGTCCGCTGAACCTGCCAAGACACATTAAATAGGTAGCAGAACCCCTGCTACATCACGAGGAAGCCAGCTGAGTGGTAAGATTGACGTCCCACAGTCATCAGCACAGCGGTCTCTGTCTGGGGTGCGACTGCCCAACCCCCTGCTGGGGCTTGGAGTTGATTGGAGGATTCTGAGGTGTCACAGTGATGGTGTTAAGGGGAGGCAGCACAGCATTGCTGAACGTCTGCAATGTAAGAAACAGTACAGCAGGACAAAGAACTGCCCAGAATGCCAACAGCACCCGTGTGAAGAAGACATGCCTTGCTCGGACCACACAGCTGGTGTGGATCCGTTAAAATGTAtgattctgggctgggcacagtggctcacgcctgtaatcccagcactttgggagaccgaggcgggcagatcacaaggtcaggagttcgagaccagcctggctaacatggtgaaaccccgtctctacttaaaaaatacagaaattagcctggcatggtggcgtgcgcctataatcccagctactttggaggctgaggcaggagaattgtttgaacccgggaggcggggattgcagtgagtcgagatcacgccactgcactccagcctgagcgacagagcaacactctgtcaaaaaaaaaaaaaaaaaaaaagtacgatTCTGGctgtagaattttttctttttttttgagacggagtcttgctgtgtcacccaggctggagtgcagtggagtgatctcagctcactgcaacccccacctcccaggttcaagcgattctcctgcctcagccacccaagtagctgggattacaggcacatgccaccaagcccggctaatttttgtattcttagtagagatggggtttcaccatattggccaaggtggtctcgaactcctgacctcaggtgatctgcctgcctcagcctcccaaagtactgggatgacaggtgtgagccaccgcacccggcctggctGTAGAGTTCTTGAATGAACTTGCTTGGTGGTTGAGCTCCCCAATGATGTCCCAGATTTGGGCATTTGCTGCTTGGCAGTGCACACCTACAACAAGCACTCCACGGACACTCGCTCCCAAGCTAGATCTGGATTAGCTCAGGCCACAGTGAGCTTAGTAGTGGCTGCTGTTCCAGTAGAAATTCAGAGGTAAGAAAAGTCTCTgataagtttatttaaaataaatgttgttaCAGTGGAGTAAGATCGACAAAGTCTATTACTAtgtaaacaaaaattagaaagttaaCAGATTTCTAAgataaagaacaaaggaaatgaacagccTCTAACTTTCATATTGAGTTCACCACCCTTGGACAGCATGATATAAGACCATAGTATGGGTAAAAGTACTTGACCTTTGAGTAAGTAACTTGAAAACACTTACCgtcctaaaaaaaaataagattaactGGCTGAATACAGAAAACTTGACCTAGTGAATCTCTCTCTGATTTGCCAGAATTGCTCCTAAAGGCAGCAGAACCTTTACTCCCCCACCCCCATAAGCTGAAGCAGCCTTCTTTGAAATCTCTGGATCAGTCTCCAAAGCACCATTAtccaattttgttttaatatattaaaaatgtattctctccCCTCTCATCCCCAAATCCGAGTACATGTAATGATTATCTTTTCAGGCAGAGGCACCCTGTCTGCCCCATGGCTTTGAGCATGGCCCCTGATGTGAGAAGCCAAACCATATGTTTTAGCTCCTGTTGGTGATTATTCACCCAGCTGGAGTTTCCCTCTAACTGCAGGTCCATTTCATTAACAGGTGGGGAATCACAGCATAATAAAGACAACCAGACCTTGTTTTGGCCTAAAACCTGACCCACTTTAtgagtaaaggagaaaaaaaaaaaaaaaagcccccagTATGGCCAGTCACCCACATACCTCGTAACTGAAATAGAAGTATCCAGTCTGGTGGGCAAACTGCCAAAAGCATTCCGTGCCTCCTGGAGGGATCATGATGGCAAAGTCATATCGATCAGCTCCATGGAAGAGTGGCTGGTCCCCAGAGCCACTTAGAGGTTCTGTCTTCTGGCTCCTGGCAGACGTCACTAGATTCAGAACGACCAGCCCAGCCCCAAAGAGCAAAGGGGACATGCCGCTTTCTGGAGCCTCCTCTGCAGGTGAACTGCTCGTAGCCCAGGGGAATCAAGTCGTTCAGACAACCGCTGGGCTAATGATTAACTCCACAAGTCACATTTAGGCCCATTTCAGGGCCACACATAGATATTCATAATAGAACTGCCATGATACTCCCATGTTTGGCTCGCAGGAGGAAGTTTTGCTTTCACCTCAAAACCTCAGTGGCTTACCAACTTCATGGGTGCTACACAGAATCTACCACCTCAGAAGAGGTCTTTCCACCCTTCATTAGGGCTGTCATTTTTTAGTTCCTGCTTCTTGGGGATATAATACTGGGTAAGTTTACAACTTTCTGAATACACTGACAAAAAGTTGGCTGGGGAGATTGTTCTCTTACATCAAGTTGCTCCTATAAACACATGGGGCAACACTTCTCTCTGCCCAATGCTGCAGCTCAGAGCAAATCACAGCATGTGTGTGCAAAGATGTAAATGGATGAATACAGTGCCAGGATGGTGCTCAGACCCCTCCACTGACAGTCCTCGTCCTGATGCCTTCCACCTAACAGTCACCTAAAGCTATCCAAACCCACTGAAAGACAATTATATTATCCAAagcctcaatcttttttttttttttctgagaaggagtgtagctttgtcacccaggctggagtgcagtggcacgatctctgctcgctgcaacctccacctcccaggttcaagcgattctcctgcctcagcctcctgagtagctggaattacaggtgcctgccaccatgcccagctaatttttgaatttttagtagagagggttttaccatattggccaggctggtctcaaactcctgacctcaagcaatccgcccgcctcggcctcccggagtgctgggattacaggcatgagccaccgtgcccggccttgatcTTTCTTTTATTCAGGTCTTCTTCAGCACCCATGGGGGGAAAAAGCTATCCAGAACCCACTTAAAGACAATTATATTATTCACATCcttaatctttcttcttttattcatgATTTCAACACCCACCTCCTTCATGGCAGGCACTGAGCTAAGATTTACCTGCATCTTATTTTATTCTCACAATAGCCCTGCAAGGGAGGTATTGTGAGCTCTGGCAttagagatgaggacacagacattcagagaTTCCAGTGGTGGCTCACGCTCCCACAAGCACACCTGGCAGAGCTGGGTCCCCGGTGGAGGCTCATGCTCTTAACCACCAGGCAGGACAGTGTTTCTCATTCTCAAGCTGTCAGTCTCTGAGTTCTGACACTGCCTAACCATTTTTtagtcataatcttttttttttttttgcttccttgaGATGGTATcattctgtcttccaggctggagtgcagtggcacaaacatagctcactgcagcctcaccctcttgggctcaaacgatcctcccacctcagcctcccaagtagctgggcccacaggagtgcaccaccacacctggctgatttttgtattgtttgtagagacgaggttttgccatgttgcctaggttggtctcaaactcctgggctcaagtgatccccatgctttggcctcctgaagtgctaggattacaggtgtgagccactgcgcctagccttagtcataatcttaaaaaacaaaaaacaaaacggcATTAACACCTTCCAGCAATGATTTGCATTGACTCAAAATGTCACAAGCTAAGTAGGCAGAAAACAGACTCTATACGTGTGGTTCAGTTCTAGCAAAGGCCAAATGACATCACAACACTCTGGGAGCACAGTGGCTCTGTGGCAGTCTTGCTCAAGTGATAGAAGAGTCTGGGAACTTCTATCAGCACACGTGGCACAGGCATCCCCCACCCGAGTCCCACCACCGTCGCAGTCCTAGCACTGGTCATGTCATAAGCAGTGACTTGGTTTTGGTGAAACAATCGTCAGTTCATAGTGAGTTTTATAGTTCTACAGAAGCTGTAAGCATAGTTTTATCTTTGTACACATTTCAATAACTATAATAAAAACAACACTGAATTACgtgaaaaaatattaatgaacaTAGGCATTCTCAAGTTTAAGAAACACtgatgccgggcgtggtggctcacgcctgtaatcccagcactttgggaggctgagacaggcggatcacgaggtcaggagatcaagaccatcctggctaacacggtgaaaccccatctctacgaaaaatacaaaaaattagccaggtgtggtggcaggtgcctgtagtcccagctactcaggaggctgaggcaggagaatggtgtgaacccgggaggcggagcttacagtgagctgagatagcgccactgcactccagcctgggtgacagagtgagactccatttcaaaaataaataaataaataaataaaaaagaaacactgaTTAGGATATCTTGTTTCCCTAAATGCATCAGTTTCACTCCTCTACCTGGAGAGCGCCATTGAATCACATGAGAGTTAAGGGGAAAAAAGCTTCTGGATTCTAATCCAGTTCAGAGGGAGACCAAACCAGCTGCAGGCAGAAGGCGGCTGGCCTGAAAGGAGCTCAAGTTCTCAACTTCTCCCTGTGGTTTCAGTTGGGGTTGGTTGATAGAAGAACAATAGGTACTAAACCCCAAAATGCAGTTAATAGGTAATGAAGCTGTGTGAAGTTTCCAACTTGTAACTaatggatgaattttttttttaatttttttttgagatggagtctcactctgtcacccaggctggaatgcagtggtgcgatctcagttcactgcaacctccacctcccaggttcaagcgattctcctgcctcagcctcccaagtagctgggactacaggcgcctaccaccatgcctggctaattttgtatttttcaaaattttttattttaaactttgttgtttttgaaaaggagtttcactctttttgcccaggctggagtgcaatggcgccatctccgctcatcacaacctccacctcccaagttcaagcaattctcctgcctcagcctcccgagaggttgggattacaggtgcctgccaccatggctggctaagtttttgtatttttagtagagatggggtttcaccatgttggccaggctggtcttgaactcctgacctcagacgatcctacccttcttggcctcccaaagtgcttggattacaggggtgagccacggctcccagccagttttgttttgttttgagatagagtctcgctttgttgcccaggctggagtgcagtggcacgatcttggctcattgcaacctccatctcccgagttcaagcgattctcctgcctca harbors:
- the TMED6 gene encoding transmembrane emp24 domain-containing protein 6, with amino-acid sequence MSPLLFGAGLVVLNLVTSARSQKTEPLSGSGDQPLFHGADRYDFAIMIPPGGTECFWQFAHQTGYFYFSYEVQRTVGMSHDWHVAATAHNPQGFLIDTSQGVRGQINFSTQETGFYQLCLSNQHNHFGSVQVYLNFGVFYEGPETDHKQKERKQLNDTLDAIEDSTQKVQNNIFHMWRYYNFARMRKMADFFLIQSNYNYVNWWSTAQSLIIILSGILQLYFLKRLFNVPTTTDTKKPRC